One Vitis riparia cultivar Riparia Gloire de Montpellier isolate 1030 chromosome 4, EGFV_Vit.rip_1.0, whole genome shotgun sequence genomic window carries:
- the LOC117913450 gene encoding heparanase-like protein 3 isoform X1 — protein sequence MSQSSIPVASQRSGGSGNVEEGRVFINGRVAIGSTDDDFVCATLDWWPPAKCDYGTCSWGRASLLNLDLTNKILFNAIKAFSSLKIRMGGTLQDKVIYQRTGDQQPCAQFVKNSSEMFGFSEGCLPMSRWDELNQFFRDAGAVVIFGLNALSGRSIGLDGLATGAWNSSDAESLIQYTVNKGYTIHGWELGNELTGNGVGAGVPADQYASDINTLQSMVQKIYASYEAKPLVIGPGGFFDASWYTEFIDKTLKSLQVVTHHIYNLGPGVDDHLIDKILDPSYLDGGSKPFQDLQSILQNSATSATAWVGEAGGAYNSGHNLVTNAFAFSFWYLDQLGMASSYGTKTYCRQTLIGGNYGLLNTTTFVPNPDYYSALLWHRLMGRNVLSTSFNGTKKIRAYAHCSKQSPGITLLLINLDGNTTLRVQVSTENDGNNRTSTLQRNNQTQRSNFSSTREEYHLTAKDGNLHSQTLLLNGKVLTVNSSGSIPPLEPISVSSLDPITVAPFSVVFARFPHVNYPACSRSTQMEMDKFGLLIELLLFGVLQPIICIFF from the exons ATGAGTCAGAGCTCAATCCCAGTGGCTTCGCAGAGAAGTGGAGGATCTGGAAATGTTGAAGAAGGCAGAGTTTTTATTAATGGAAGAGTTGCAATTGGAAGCACAGATGATGATTTTGTATGCGCCACTTTGGATTGGTGGCCTCCTGCTAAATGTGACTATGGAACTTGCAGTTGGGGTAGAGCTTCTCTTCTCAATCTG GACCTTaccaacaaaattttgttcaatGCCATCAAAG ctttttcttccttaaaaatTAGGATGGGTGGCACCTTACAGGATAAAGTAATATACCAAAGAACCGGTGACCAACAACCCTGTGCTCAGTTTGTTAAAAATAGCTCTGAAATGTTTGGTTTCTCAGAAGGTTGCTTACCTATGTCGCGATGGGATGAGTTAAACCAGTTCTTCAGAGACGCTGG GGCTGTCGTGATTTTTGGATTGAATGCACTAAGTGGGAGGAGTATAGGCTTGGATGGTTTGGCTACAGGAGCTTGGAATTCCAGTGATGCAGAATCCCTTATTCAGTATACTGTCAACAAGGGCTACACCATTCATGGTTGGGAACTAG GAAATGAGCTGACTGGAAATGGAGTTGGAGCAGGAGTTCCAGCAGATCAATATGCATCTGACATAAACACTCTCCAAAGCATGGTGCAAAAGATTTATGCAAGTTATGAAGCTAAGCCACTGGTCATTGGGCCAGGAGGGTTCTTTGATGCAAGTTGGTACACAGAATTCATAGATAAAACACTCAAATCTCTTCAAGTAGTTACCCATCACATATATAATCTCGGTCCAG GGGTTGATGATCACCTTATTGATAAAATTCTTGATCCATCCTATCTTGATGGTGGTTCCAAACCATTCCAAGACCTCCAAAGCATTCTACAGAATTCTGCAACTTCAGCAACTGCTTGGGTTGGTGAAGCTGGAGGGGCTTACAACAGTGGCCATAATCTTGTCACTAATGCATTTGCTTTCAGTTTCTG GTACCTGGATCAGCTTGGAATGGCATCATCTTATGGTACAAAGACATATTGTAGGCAAACCTTGATTGGAGGAAACTATGGCCTACTCAACACTACAACCTTTGTCCCAAATCCTGATTATTACAG CGCTCTTCTTTGGCACCGTTTAATGGGAAGAAATGTTCTATCAACCAGCTTCAATGGTACAAAGAAAATACGCGCTTACGCTCACTGTTCCAAACAATCC CCAGGAATCACATTGCTATTGATCAACCTAGACGGTAACACTACACTTCGAGTCCAAGTTTCAACTGAAAATGATGGTAACAACAGGACTTCGACTTTACAACGTAATAACCAAACTCAAAGATCAAATTTTTCAAGCACAAGAGAAGAATATCATTTGACAGCCAAAGATGGGAATTTACACAGCCAAACACTGCTTCTAAACGGGAAAGTTCTGACTGTAAATTCATCGGGCAGTATCCCTCCCTTGGAACCTATAAGTGTAAGCTCGTTGGATCCTATAACTGTTGCTCCTTTCTCTGTTGTGTTTGCTCGCTTCCCTCATGTCAATTACCCTGCCTGTAGTAGGAGTACCCAAATGGAAATGGATAAATTTGGTTTGTTGATTGAGCTACTACTATTTGGAGTACTACAGCCAATTATTTGCATATTTTTCTGA
- the LOC117913450 gene encoding heparanase-like protein 3 isoform X2, which translates to MSQSSIPVASQRSGGSGNVEEGRVFINGRVAIGSTDDDFVCATLDWWPPAKCDYGTCSWGRASLLNLDLTNKILFNAIKAFSSLKIRMGGTLQDKVIYQRTGDQQPCAQFVKNSSEMFGFSEGCLPMSRWDELNQFFRDAGAVVIFGLNALSGRSIGLDGLATGAWNSSDAESLIQYTVNKGYTIHGWELGNELTGNGVGAGVPADQYASDINTLQSMVQKIYASYEAKPLVIGPGGFFDASWYTEFIDKTLKSLQVVTHHIYNLGPGVDDHLIDKILDPSYLDGGSKPFQDLQSILQNSATSATAWVGEAGGAYNSGHNLVTNAFAFSFWYLDQLGMASSYGTKTYCRQTLIGGNYGLLNTTTFVPNPDYYSALLWHRLMGRNVLSTSFNGTKKIRAYAHCSKQSPGITLLLINLDGNTTLRVQVSTENDGNNRTSTLQRNNQTQRSNFSSTREEYHLTAKDGNLHSQTLLLNGKVLTVNSSGSIPPLEPIS; encoded by the exons ATGAGTCAGAGCTCAATCCCAGTGGCTTCGCAGAGAAGTGGAGGATCTGGAAATGTTGAAGAAGGCAGAGTTTTTATTAATGGAAGAGTTGCAATTGGAAGCACAGATGATGATTTTGTATGCGCCACTTTGGATTGGTGGCCTCCTGCTAAATGTGACTATGGAACTTGCAGTTGGGGTAGAGCTTCTCTTCTCAATCTG GACCTTaccaacaaaattttgttcaatGCCATCAAAG ctttttcttccttaaaaatTAGGATGGGTGGCACCTTACAGGATAAAGTAATATACCAAAGAACCGGTGACCAACAACCCTGTGCTCAGTTTGTTAAAAATAGCTCTGAAATGTTTGGTTTCTCAGAAGGTTGCTTACCTATGTCGCGATGGGATGAGTTAAACCAGTTCTTCAGAGACGCTGG GGCTGTCGTGATTTTTGGATTGAATGCACTAAGTGGGAGGAGTATAGGCTTGGATGGTTTGGCTACAGGAGCTTGGAATTCCAGTGATGCAGAATCCCTTATTCAGTATACTGTCAACAAGGGCTACACCATTCATGGTTGGGAACTAG GAAATGAGCTGACTGGAAATGGAGTTGGAGCAGGAGTTCCAGCAGATCAATATGCATCTGACATAAACACTCTCCAAAGCATGGTGCAAAAGATTTATGCAAGTTATGAAGCTAAGCCACTGGTCATTGGGCCAGGAGGGTTCTTTGATGCAAGTTGGTACACAGAATTCATAGATAAAACACTCAAATCTCTTCAAGTAGTTACCCATCACATATATAATCTCGGTCCAG GGGTTGATGATCACCTTATTGATAAAATTCTTGATCCATCCTATCTTGATGGTGGTTCCAAACCATTCCAAGACCTCCAAAGCATTCTACAGAATTCTGCAACTTCAGCAACTGCTTGGGTTGGTGAAGCTGGAGGGGCTTACAACAGTGGCCATAATCTTGTCACTAATGCATTTGCTTTCAGTTTCTG GTACCTGGATCAGCTTGGAATGGCATCATCTTATGGTACAAAGACATATTGTAGGCAAACCTTGATTGGAGGAAACTATGGCCTACTCAACACTACAACCTTTGTCCCAAATCCTGATTATTACAG CGCTCTTCTTTGGCACCGTTTAATGGGAAGAAATGTTCTATCAACCAGCTTCAATGGTACAAAGAAAATACGCGCTTACGCTCACTGTTCCAAACAATCC CCAGGAATCACATTGCTATTGATCAACCTAGACGGTAACACTACACTTCGAGTCCAAGTTTCAACTGAAAATGATGGTAACAACAGGACTTCGACTTTACAACGTAATAACCAAACTCAAAGATCAAATTTTTCAAGCACAAGAGAAGAATATCATTTGACAGCCAAAGATGGGAATTTACACAGCCAAACACTGCTTCTAAACGGGAAAGTTCTGACTGTAAATTCATCGGGCAGTATCCCTCCCTTGGAACCTATAAGT TAG